A portion of the Collinsella aerofaciens genome contains these proteins:
- a CDS encoding amino acid ABC transporter permease codes for MKTINRLASFIKADHRYVYLGTSVIAALGLAFSQRNPTPLSFLAPTGVFQDCLWAILWAWLVVSAAALVTKLMHWSDYRETSPFASERFRRGARLGSYVVVAIAAIFFADRCVMSFIDLVQVSIVSDSNPSDFLSSLVYMTYKSGDFFIRGIEITIALATFGTVIAFFLALLFVFLRIQTFDRVDNDLVRFFKSIGRGFATVYSTIVRGTPMMVQGLLIYYAGFTVLRGMGFETAQANQIWSTFTAGLVTISLNSTAYMMEVLRGGIESIDPGQAEAARSLGLSQWQAMRKVVFPQGIKNAIPALTNELIINIKDSSVLSVIGVFDLMYATTTVAGVYYRQMEVYCVALVVYLILTLVASRLLEAFGKKLGAEAPATLPSSN; via the coding sequence ATGAAAACCATCAATCGCCTGGCCTCCTTTATCAAGGCCGACCACCGTTATGTATACCTGGGCACGAGCGTTATCGCGGCGCTCGGCCTGGCATTTAGCCAACGCAACCCCACGCCGCTGAGCTTCTTGGCGCCTACGGGCGTGTTCCAAGACTGCCTCTGGGCGATCCTTTGGGCCTGGCTCGTCGTGTCGGCGGCGGCGCTGGTCACCAAGCTTATGCACTGGAGCGACTATCGCGAAACGTCGCCGTTCGCATCCGAGCGCTTCCGTCGCGGCGCGCGCCTGGGCAGCTATGTCGTGGTCGCCATCGCGGCGATCTTTTTCGCGGACCGCTGCGTCATGTCGTTTATCGATTTGGTGCAGGTGAGCATTGTCTCGGACTCCAACCCCAGCGACTTTTTGTCGAGCCTGGTCTACATGACCTACAAGAGCGGCGACTTCTTCATTCGCGGTATCGAGATCACCATCGCGCTCGCCACCTTCGGCACGGTCATCGCATTCTTCCTGGCACTGCTCTTTGTGTTCCTGCGTATTCAGACGTTCGACCGCGTGGATAACGACCTGGTGCGCTTCTTTAAGAGTATCGGCCGCGGCTTTGCGACCGTCTACTCCACCATCGTGCGCGGTACGCCCATGATGGTCCAGGGCCTGCTCATCTATTACGCGGGCTTCACCGTTTTGCGCGGCATGGGCTTCGAGACCGCCCAGGCCAACCAGATCTGGAGCACCTTTACCGCTGGCCTCGTCACCATCTCGCTCAACTCCACCGCCTACATGATGGAGGTCCTGCGCGGCGGCATCGAGTCCATCGATCCCGGCCAGGCCGAGGCAGCACGCTCGCTGGGCCTGTCGCAGTGGCAGGCTATGCGCAAGGTCGTGTTCCCCCAAGGCATTAAAAACGCGATTCCGGCGCTCACCAACGAGCTCATCATCAACATCAAGGACTCGTCGGTGCTCTCGGTCATCGGCGTGTTCGACCTTATGTACGCTACTACCACGGTCGCCGGCGTGTACTACCGCCAGATGGAGGTCTACTGCGTGGCGCTCGTGGTCTACCTGATCCTGACACTCGTGGCGAGCCGCCTGCTCGAAGCCTTTGGCAAAAAGCTGGGCGCCGAGGCCCCTGCCACGCTGCCCAGCTCCAACTAG
- a CDS encoding transporter substrate-binding domain-containing protein, with protein sequence MHSPHQRDAHPQPVCSRRIFLGSALAASASVVAGALAGCQRPSTLEVVQPTTGGGRDDLSDSVIGKDKIRIGMEAAYAPYNWQVSEASEYTIPIDNVQGAYADGYDVQIAKIVCKALGGEPVAVKQSFSGLIDSLNNGQIDLIIAGMSATPEREESVGFSDPYFIGYFGLFVKEGSPYQNATKLSDFSGATVLGQKDTMLDTVIDEIPGVVHKNPVDSVPTVFSNLLQGTCDAVTYNTENEKGYMAQNPGIVPIHFAEGEGFKQEVTANVGCRKGSDKLLKLIDKTLKGISQEERDQMWDACLDRQPA encoded by the coding sequence ATGCATTCTCCCCATCAACGCGACGCGCATCCACAGCCGGTATGCAGCCGTCGCATCTTTTTGGGTAGCGCTCTCGCTGCGAGCGCTTCTGTCGTCGCCGGCGCACTTGCCGGTTGCCAGCGCCCCTCCACGCTGGAAGTAGTTCAGCCCACGACGGGCGGCGGTCGCGACGACCTGTCCGATTCCGTTATCGGCAAGGACAAGATCCGCATCGGTATGGAGGCAGCCTACGCCCCGTACAACTGGCAAGTTTCCGAAGCCAGCGAGTACACCATCCCCATCGACAACGTGCAGGGCGCCTATGCCGATGGTTACGACGTGCAGATCGCCAAGATTGTCTGCAAGGCTCTCGGTGGCGAGCCCGTTGCCGTCAAGCAGAGCTTCTCGGGTCTTATCGATTCGCTCAACAACGGCCAGATCGATCTCATCATCGCCGGCATGAGCGCCACGCCCGAGCGCGAGGAGTCCGTCGGCTTTTCCGACCCGTACTTCATCGGCTACTTTGGCCTGTTCGTAAAAGAGGGCTCGCCCTACCAAAACGCCACCAAGCTCAGCGACTTTAGCGGCGCTACGGTGCTCGGCCAAAAGGACACCATGCTCGACACTGTCATCGACGAGATCCCGGGTGTTGTGCACAAAAACCCGGTCGACTCCGTCCCCACGGTGTTCTCGAATCTGCTGCAGGGCACGTGCGACGCCGTGACCTACAACACCGAGAATGAGAAGGGCTATATGGCCCAAAATCCCGGTATCGTCCCCATCCATTTTGCCGAGGGCGAGGGCTTTAAGCAGGAGGTCACGGCAAATGTCGGCTGCCGCAAGGGCTCGGACAAGCTGCTTAAGCTCATCGACAAGACACTCAAGGGCATTAGCCAAGAGGAGCGCGACCAAATGTGGGACGCGTGCCTCGACCGTCAGCCGGCATAG
- a CDS encoding aldose 1-epimerase family protein has protein sequence MSTVTTIKRGGLTAAIDSMGAQLTSLALNGNEYLWQGDPAFWGKHAPILFPIVGSLRNNTATSAAGTCEMPRHGLARIVEHKLVEVSEDGSSVTYEITDTPESLKAFPFHFKLNMTYALTGDATLTQTFAVTNTGDVDLPFSVGGHPAFNVPVSGAEDETFEDYELAFTEAWTNEAPIITPDGLMTFEGSYKAPDNSDVLPITHRSFDNDAIMFTDTPGSTLTLRGRKSGHGVKIDFEGFKYIGVWSAANDAPFVALEPWTGHTTMDTEDDVFEHKVNTITLAPGETDVRSFSVTLL, from the coding sequence ATGTCCACCGTCACCACCATCAAGCGCGGCGGCCTCACCGCGGCCATCGATTCCATGGGTGCCCAGCTCACGAGCCTCGCCCTCAACGGCAACGAGTATCTGTGGCAGGGCGACCCGGCCTTTTGGGGCAAGCACGCGCCCATTCTGTTCCCCATCGTGGGATCGCTGCGCAACAACACGGCGACGTCTGCGGCCGGCACCTGCGAGATGCCGCGCCACGGCCTCGCGCGCATCGTCGAGCACAAGCTGGTCGAGGTCTCCGAGGACGGCTCGTCCGTCACCTACGAGATCACCGACACGCCCGAGTCGCTCAAGGCTTTCCCGTTCCACTTTAAGCTCAACATGACCTATGCCCTGACTGGTGACGCCACGCTTACCCAGACCTTTGCCGTCACCAACACCGGCGACGTGGACCTGCCGTTCTCGGTGGGCGGCCACCCCGCGTTTAACGTGCCCGTCTCCGGTGCCGAGGACGAGACGTTCGAGGATTACGAGCTGGCATTTACCGAGGCTTGGACCAACGAGGCCCCCATCATCACGCCCGATGGCCTCATGACGTTCGAGGGCAGCTACAAGGCCCCCGATAACTCGGACGTGCTGCCCATCACGCACCGTAGCTTCGATAACGACGCCATCATGTTCACCGATACCCCGGGCTCCACGCTCACGCTGCGCGGTCGCAAGTCGGGCCACGGCGTCAAGATCGACTTTGAGGGCTTTAAGTACATCGGCGTGTGGTCTGCCGCCAACGATGCTCCGTTTGTGGCGCTCGAGCCCTGGACCGGTCATACCACCATGGACACCGAGGACGACGTCTTTGAGCACAAGGTCAACACCATTACGCTGGCGCCGGGCGAGACGGACGTCCGCAGCTTTAGCGTCACCTTGCTCTAG
- a CDS encoding ATP-binding protein yields MNIVRRSRYLDRLIAFQDTDLIKIVTGIRRCGKSTLLDMMREHLAQQGVPAERLLTFKMESLEYAGVTDYLTFYRMVRERVDGVDRPYLFFDELQNVEGWEKAVNSLRIDLPCDIYVTGSNAFLLSSELATLISGRYIEVKMQPLTFGEYLDFRSIDAVVAEGLGERVELVSKTGDRLNSNTVLEQYITYGGMPFLAHDEPRREPCRDYIRSLYQTIVARDILLRATRRGRGAITKRDVLERLCAYLADNISNQTSVNKIVGTLNESSGGKTNASTVSAYIYALEETYLFTKVKRYDVKGRELLKTGGKYYIADTGIRSYLDGYRGSDSGRMLENVIYNQLVFEGYEVFCGHLRAGEIDFVAIGEGSDRKYIQVTERIDAEATRERELRPLKLNTLGKIPDSYEKILIVRDGEHPTDIDGIRIVGAVDFLLRNKIAHG; encoded by the coding sequence ATGAACATCGTTCGCCGAAGCCGCTATCTTGATCGACTCATTGCTTTTCAGGATACCGACCTCATCAAAATCGTGACGGGTATACGCCGTTGCGGCAAATCCACGTTATTGGACATGATGAGGGAGCACCTGGCGCAACAGGGGGTGCCGGCCGAGCGTTTGCTGACCTTTAAGATGGAATCTCTAGAGTATGCAGGAGTTACAGATTACCTGACGTTTTATCGCATGGTTCGGGAGCGCGTTGACGGTGTCGATCGCCCCTATCTGTTCTTTGACGAGCTCCAGAATGTCGAGGGCTGGGAAAAGGCGGTTAACTCGCTCCGAATCGATTTGCCGTGCGATATCTATGTCACGGGCTCCAATGCCTTTTTGCTATCGAGCGAGCTTGCAACGCTTATCTCGGGCCGGTATATCGAGGTCAAGATGCAGCCGCTCACGTTTGGCGAGTATCTTGATTTTCGCTCGATTGATGCGGTCGTCGCCGAAGGGCTTGGCGAGAGGGTTGAGCTCGTTTCCAAGACGGGCGATCGCCTTAATTCAAACACCGTGCTCGAGCAGTACATAACCTATGGCGGCATGCCGTTTCTGGCTCATGACGAGCCGAGACGCGAACCGTGCCGCGATTACATCCGCAGCCTCTATCAGACGATTGTCGCGCGCGATATCCTATTGCGCGCGACGCGTAGAGGTCGCGGAGCTATCACCAAGCGCGACGTTCTCGAGCGGCTCTGTGCGTATCTGGCAGACAACATCTCCAATCAAACCTCGGTCAACAAAATCGTAGGGACGCTCAACGAATCATCGGGCGGTAAGACCAACGCATCGACGGTGTCGGCGTATATTTACGCTCTGGAAGAGACGTACCTGTTTACCAAGGTAAAAAGGTATGACGTCAAGGGGCGGGAGCTTCTCAAGACAGGCGGTAAATATTACATAGCCGATACGGGAATCCGCAGCTATCTTGACGGATATAGAGGCAGCGATAGCGGAAGGATGCTCGAGAACGTTATCTACAACCAGCTTGTCTTTGAAGGATACGAAGTGTTTTGCGGCCATCTGCGCGCGGGGGAAATCGACTTTGTCGCAATCGGCGAGGGATCGGACCGTAAATATATCCAGGTTACCGAACGGATCGATGCCGAGGCGACCAGAGAGCGCGAGCTGCGACCGCTCAAACTAAACACGCTGGGAAAAATCCCTGATTCGTACGAGAAGATCCTGATCGTCAGGGATGGTGAGCATCCAACAGACATCGACGGCATCAGAATCGTAGGGGCGGTCGACTTCTTGCTGAGAAACAAGATCGCCCACGGCTAA
- a CDS encoding MerR family transcriptional regulator — MQTGMYAISEMASLFNVSRQTLIYYDKIGLFKPAVVNEKGYRFYSPTQIPLMRLICMLRDLGLELDEIDRLTSTFDIGEMTDHLRSRVQALDEQIAELKAERASVQERLSFYDEAVYWREREGRPELKQFERRYVVFEEFPGDIERGRSMLHPTLMRAILRMRTLTGTRPMRGWGAMLRREALHSDDPIAGAGSFAVLPRGAEGLLPSDPAELAEIGIEVLPEGTYLCMSRWGMPYEPEGIRAIVACMDEHALQPIGNAFDFCYLDTTSYDESHQEDFCCIQIPVTLQM, encoded by the coding sequence ATGCAGACGGGCATGTATGCGATTAGCGAGATGGCGAGCTTGTTTAACGTTTCGCGCCAAACGCTCATCTATTACGACAAGATCGGTCTGTTTAAGCCCGCCGTGGTTAACGAAAAGGGCTACCGTTTCTATTCGCCCACGCAGATCCCGCTCATGCGTCTGATCTGCATGCTGCGCGACCTGGGGCTCGAACTCGACGAGATCGACCGTCTGACCTCGACGTTCGACATTGGCGAGATGACCGATCACCTGCGCTCACGGGTGCAGGCGCTCGATGAGCAGATCGCCGAGCTCAAAGCCGAGCGCGCGAGCGTGCAGGAGCGCCTGAGCTTTTACGACGAGGCGGTTTACTGGCGCGAGCGCGAGGGCAGGCCGGAGCTCAAGCAGTTTGAGCGCCGCTACGTGGTCTTTGAGGAGTTTCCAGGCGATATCGAGCGTGGCCGCTCGATGCTTCACCCCACGCTCATGCGGGCGATTCTGCGCATGCGTACGTTGACGGGCACGCGCCCCATGCGCGGCTGGGGCGCCATGCTACGTCGCGAGGCACTGCATTCCGACGACCCCATCGCCGGCGCCGGCTCCTTTGCCGTGCTGCCGCGCGGTGCCGAGGGGCTACTGCCGAGCGATCCCGCCGAGCTGGCAGAAATCGGCATCGAAGTGCTGCCCGAGGGCACATACCTGTGCATGAGCCGCTGGGGCATGCCGTACGAACCCGAGGGCATTCGTGCCATCGTGGCATGCATGGACGAGCACGCACTCCAGCCCATCGGCAACGCCTTCGACTTTTGCTACCTCGATACCACGAGCTACGACGAGTCCCACCAAGAAGACTTCTGCTGCATCCAAATCCCCGTCACCCTCCAGATGTGA
- a CDS encoding UbiX family flavin prenyltransferase produces the protein MPESSGRPRRIVVGVSGASGATLGLECLKCLRQAGDESALVVTRGGEITIEQELGMTLDEYATHADVVYDNKNIGAAIASGTYPVDGMIVAPCSMKTLAGIASGYSDNLLLRAADVQMKEQRRLVLMVRETPFSAIHVDNMARLARVPGVMLMPPMLTFYNGPATLDDAVHHIAAKALEAVGVSCANYKRWS, from the coding sequence ATGCCTGAGTCTTCTGGCCGTCCCCGTCGCATTGTCGTTGGCGTGTCTGGCGCTAGCGGTGCCACGCTGGGCCTTGAGTGCCTCAAATGCCTGCGTCAGGCCGGTGACGAGTCGGCGCTTGTCGTCACGCGCGGGGGAGAGATCACCATCGAGCAGGAGCTCGGCATGACGCTCGACGAGTATGCCACGCATGCCGATGTGGTCTACGACAACAAGAATATCGGCGCCGCCATCGCAAGCGGCACCTATCCGGTCGACGGTATGATCGTGGCTCCCTGCTCCATGAAGACGCTCGCCGGCATCGCGAGCGGCTACAGCGACAATCTGTTGCTGCGTGCGGCCGACGTGCAGATGAAAGAGCAGCGCCGCCTGGTGCTCATGGTGCGCGAGACGCCCTTCAGCGCCATTCACGTCGACAACATGGCGCGCCTGGCGCGCGTACCGGGCGTCATGCTCATGCCGCCCATGCTCACGTTTTACAACGGCCCCGCCACGCTCGACGACGCGGTGCATCACATCGCCGCCAAGGCACTCGAGGCCGTTGGCGTGTCATGCGCAAACTATAAGCGCTGGTCATAG